Proteins encoded together in one Stutzerimonas stutzeri window:
- the mreD gene encoding rod shape-determining protein MreD, whose amino-acid sequence MISGRPNNGWVIWFSLTLALLLSVAPMPGSAEIARPLWLGLVIAFWSLTLPHRGGLGAAFCFGLAQDVLAGTLFGQSALPLILIAFLVLSLQQRLRMFPLWQQSMVLLVVLGLAQLVQLRLNTLTGNRPPTLLFLVPVPISALLWPWVYVALQGMRQRFAVY is encoded by the coding sequence ATGATCAGTGGGCGTCCGAACAACGGTTGGGTCATCTGGTTCAGTCTGACGCTCGCACTGTTGCTCAGCGTCGCGCCGATGCCCGGCAGTGCGGAAATCGCCCGGCCGTTGTGGCTGGGCCTGGTGATTGCCTTCTGGTCGCTGACGTTGCCGCATCGCGGCGGTCTGGGTGCAGCCTTCTGCTTCGGGCTGGCGCAGGACGTGCTCGCCGGCACCCTGTTCGGCCAGAGCGCGTTGCCGCTGATTCTCATCGCCTTTCTGGTGCTGAGCCTGCAGCAGCGTCTGCGCATGTTTCCCCTGTGGCAGCAAAGCATGGTGCTGCTGGTCGTGCTTGGCCTCGCGCAGCTGGTCCAGCTCAGGCTCAACACGCTGACCGGCAATCGTCCGCCGACCTTGCTGTTCCTGGTGCCGGTGCCCATCAGCGCGCTGCTCTGGCCATGGGTCTACGTGGCGTTGCAGGGAATGCGCCAGCGGTTTGCCGTTTACTGA
- the mreC gene encoding rod shape-determining protein MreC has translation MLGVRLLVFVVLCVVLMVVDARFDALKTVRSQMGLVLTPFYWVADMPVRIWRGATAQIATSNSLMAENERLKAEALLMQRRLQKLATLTEQNVRLRELLNSSALVDDRVLVAELIGLDPNPFTHRILIDKGEKDGVFMGQPVLDASGLMGQVVEVLPYAARVLLLTDVTHSIPVQVNRNGLRAIAVGTGNPDYLELRHVAETADIKAGDLLVSSGLGQRFPSGYPVAQVTEVVHGSGQPFAIVRAVPTAMLNRSRYLMLVFSDSRTPEERAAAAAEAQADADQKAAAEGAAASQAPGESGSAAEGAQPAAGAAPAAPAQEAGQ, from the coding sequence ATGCTCGGCGTACGCCTGTTGGTGTTCGTCGTGCTTTGTGTCGTGCTGATGGTGGTGGATGCCCGCTTCGACGCGCTGAAGACCGTCCGCAGCCAGATGGGCCTGGTGCTGACTCCGTTCTACTGGGTCGCCGATATGCCGGTGCGTATCTGGCGCGGGGCAACAGCCCAGATAGCCACCAGCAACAGCCTGATGGCAGAGAACGAGCGGCTCAAGGCCGAGGCGCTGCTGATGCAGCGGCGGCTGCAGAAGCTGGCCACGCTCACCGAACAGAACGTGCGCTTGCGCGAGCTGCTCAACTCCTCGGCGCTGGTCGACGACCGGGTGCTGGTTGCCGAGTTGATCGGCCTGGACCCCAACCCCTTCACCCACCGCATCCTGATCGACAAGGGCGAGAAGGACGGCGTGTTCATGGGGCAGCCGGTGCTCGATGCCAGCGGCCTGATGGGGCAGGTGGTCGAAGTGCTGCCGTACGCCGCGCGGGTCCTGCTGCTGACCGACGTCACCCACAGCATTCCGGTCCAGGTCAACCGCAACGGCCTGCGCGCCATTGCGGTCGGAACCGGCAATCCGGACTACCTCGAGCTGCGCCACGTGGCCGAGACCGCCGACATCAAGGCCGGCGACCTGCTGGTCAGCTCCGGGCTTGGGCAGCGTTTTCCCAGCGGTTACCCGGTGGCGCAAGTGACCGAGGTGGTGCACGGTTCCGGTCAGCCTTTCGCCATCGTGCGTGCGGTGCCGACGGCGATGCTCAATCGTAGCCGCTACCTGATGCTGGTCTTCAGTGATTCGCGGACACCCGAAGAGCGCGCGGCCGCTGCCGCCGAAGCGCAGGCCGACGCCGATCAGAAAGCTGCCGCCGAAGGGGCCGCGGCGAGCCAGGCGCCTGGCGAGTCCGGCAGCGCTGCCGAAGGCGCACAACCGGCCGCCGGTGCCGCGCCGGCGGCACCAGCCCAGGAGGCGGGACAATGA
- the rng gene encoding ribonuclease G, translating into MSEEILMNITPMESRVAVVENGVLQEVHVERTQRRGIVGSIYKGKVVRVLPGMQAAFVDIGLDRAAFIHASEISAREGNAVEPINALVHEGQSLVVQVTKDPIGTKGARLTTQLSIPSRYLVYMPRTSHVGISLRIEDEAERERLKQVVAECVAAEGIQEAGGFILRTAAEGAGRDEILMDIRYLRRLWEQIAGQIKTAAAPTVIYEDLSLAMRTLRDLVNPRIEKIRIDSRENFQKVSQFVGELMPELGDRLEHYPGERPIFDLYGVEDEIQKALERKVMLKSGGYLIIDPAEAMTTIDVNTGAFVGHRTLEETIFKTNLESATAIARQLRLRNLGGIIIIDFIDMEDEEHRRQVLRTLEKQLERDHAKTNIIGITELGLVQMTRKRTRESLEQVLCEPCMCCQGRGKLKTPETVCYEIFREILREARAYQAEGYRVLANQKVIDRLLDEESGNVADLEAFIGRSIKFQVESMYSQEQYDVVLL; encoded by the coding sequence ATGAGCGAAGAAATCCTGATGAACATCACCCCCATGGAATCGCGGGTGGCGGTGGTGGAGAACGGTGTGCTGCAGGAGGTGCATGTCGAGCGCACGCAACGCCGTGGCATCGTCGGCAGTATCTACAAAGGCAAGGTGGTGCGGGTGCTGCCCGGCATGCAGGCGGCCTTCGTCGATATTGGTCTGGACCGCGCGGCGTTCATCCACGCCTCGGAGATTTCCGCGCGCGAAGGCAACGCGGTCGAGCCGATCAATGCGCTGGTACACGAGGGGCAGAGCCTGGTGGTCCAGGTCACCAAGGACCCGATCGGCACCAAGGGCGCGCGCCTGACCACCCAGCTGTCGATCCCGTCGCGCTATCTGGTCTACATGCCGCGCACCAGCCATGTCGGCATTTCCCTGCGCATCGAGGACGAAGCCGAGCGCGAACGGCTCAAGCAGGTGGTTGCCGAATGCGTGGCGGCCGAAGGCATCCAGGAGGCCGGCGGCTTCATTCTGCGCACCGCCGCCGAGGGTGCGGGCCGCGACGAAATCCTCATGGATATCCGCTACCTGCGCCGACTCTGGGAGCAGATCGCGGGCCAGATCAAGACCGCCGCCGCCCCGACGGTGATCTACGAGGACCTGTCATTGGCCATGCGCACCCTGCGCGACCTGGTCAATCCGCGGATCGAGAAGATCCGCATCGACTCGCGGGAAAACTTCCAGAAGGTCAGCCAGTTCGTCGGCGAACTGATGCCCGAACTGGGTGACCGACTCGAGCATTACCCCGGTGAACGCCCGATCTTCGATCTCTATGGCGTCGAGGACGAGATTCAGAAGGCGCTGGAGCGCAAGGTGATGCTCAAGTCCGGCGGCTACCTGATCATCGACCCCGCCGAAGCGATGACCACCATCGACGTCAACACCGGCGCCTTCGTAGGTCACCGCACCCTCGAGGAAACCATCTTCAAGACCAACCTCGAGTCGGCCACTGCCATCGCCCGCCAGCTGCGGCTGCGCAACCTGGGCGGGATCATCATCATCGACTTCATCGACATGGAGGACGAGGAGCATCGCCGGCAGGTGCTGCGCACCCTGGAGAAGCAGCTGGAGCGCGACCACGCCAAGACCAACATCATCGGCATCACCGAGCTCGGCCTGGTGCAGATGACCCGCAAGCGTACCCGCGAAAGTCTCGAACAGGTGCTCTGCGAGCCATGCATGTGCTGCCAGGGTCGCGGCAAGCTGAAGACGCCGGAGACGGTCTGCTACGAGATCTTCCGCGAAATCCTGCGCGAGGCCCGCGCCTACCAGGCCGAGGGTTATCGGGTGCTCGCCAACCAGAAGGTGATCGATCGCCTGCTGGACGAGGAGTCGGGCAATGTCGCCGATCTCGAGGCTTTCATCGGCCGCTCCATCAAGTTCCAGGTGGAAAGCATGTATTCCCAGGAACAGTACGACGTGGTGCTGCTCTGA
- a CDS encoding Maf family protein yields the protein MGALFLASASPRRRELLAQIGVPFSLLSVSVDETPSPTETPEAYVERVARDKALTGLANLGDGQGCVLGADTSVVLDQHILGKPVDRADGLAMLVALSGRTHRVMTAVAVASREACEVRTVISEVTFRTISDDEAERYWASGEPLDKAGGYAIQGWGAVFVSQLHGSYSAVVGLPLCETAQLLDAFGLARWTKASR from the coding sequence ATGGGCGCTTTGTTTCTTGCCTCGGCATCACCCCGTCGCCGCGAGCTGCTCGCGCAGATCGGCGTTCCGTTTTCCCTGCTCAGCGTATCCGTCGACGAGACGCCATCACCGACCGAAACCCCTGAGGCCTACGTCGAGCGCGTCGCGAGAGACAAGGCATTGACCGGACTGGCGAACCTGGGCGATGGCCAGGGCTGCGTGCTGGGCGCCGACACCAGCGTGGTGCTCGATCAGCACATTCTGGGCAAGCCGGTCGATCGTGCCGATGGTCTGGCCATGCTCGTGGCCCTGTCCGGGCGTACCCACCGGGTCATGACGGCAGTGGCCGTGGCCAGCCGCGAGGCTTGCGAAGTGCGCACCGTAATCAGCGAAGTAACCTTCCGCACCATCAGCGATGACGAGGCCGAACGCTACTGGGCCAGCGGCGAACCGTTGGACAAGGCGGGTGGCTACGCCATTCAGGGTTGGGGGGCGGTATTCGTCAGTCAACTGCATGGCAGCTACTCGGCGGTGGTCGGCCTGCCATTGTGCGAAACCGCGCAGCTGCTCGATGCGTTCGGCCTGGCGCGTTGGACCAAAGCCTCACGCTAG
- a CDS encoding PEGA domain-containing protein, which translates to MEAGISIFSKAEGTRAPRVLLAISAVGALLALGMNSSYTQADAAPQASQLSTPAAPESPAAGGTTAVEASAESPRAEQLSSKIAELDAILLDKQKLEDALRTEKSELAAAQLQMANSKKLIRMEVDEFLGQSAERKRLDELLDEHKRNAEAVAAISGRVEALEKDLGSQHLKFSLAARDVERLKSQLAAEIRERNSKKIQSIARKLDKTIRFEQPVSFRCSASKSLAACLAEHRNDGQMSQWVLENYQRVLADDIREQVTELRMDPSWYRYRTRTEFAQASMSLDGTVQALMNVEATISAKQMMPCAILDVPFEQCDSKMYSLIVRSNKYDDRVRINDQDHGATPVSLMLDGGIYDIQITSGGTTQKRTLSLKGDQVVNFRF; encoded by the coding sequence ATGGAAGCTGGCATTTCGATTTTTTCCAAGGCCGAAGGCACTCGCGCTCCGCGCGTTCTGCTGGCAATCAGCGCAGTCGGAGCGTTGCTGGCGCTGGGCATGAACAGCAGCTACACCCAGGCCGACGCTGCCCCGCAGGCATCACAGCTATCCACCCCGGCGGCACCCGAATCTCCTGCTGCGGGCGGTACCACCGCCGTTGAAGCCTCCGCCGAATCGCCGCGTGCCGAGCAGCTGAGCAGCAAGATCGCCGAACTCGACGCCATCCTTCTCGATAAACAGAAGCTCGAAGATGCCCTCCGCACCGAGAAGAGCGAACTGGCGGCTGCGCAATTGCAAATGGCGAACAGCAAGAAGCTGATTCGCATGGAGGTAGACGAGTTTCTCGGGCAGAGCGCCGAGCGCAAGCGCCTCGACGAGCTGCTCGACGAGCACAAGCGCAATGCAGAGGCTGTGGCGGCCATTTCCGGGCGTGTCGAGGCGCTGGAAAAGGACCTGGGCAGCCAGCACCTGAAGTTTTCTCTCGCCGCGCGCGACGTCGAACGCCTCAAGTCGCAACTGGCGGCTGAAATCCGTGAGCGCAACAGCAAGAAGATTCAGAGCATCGCGCGCAAGCTGGACAAGACCATCCGCTTCGAACAGCCGGTGTCCTTCCGTTGCTCGGCCAGCAAGAGCCTGGCCGCGTGCCTCGCCGAGCACCGCAACGATGGTCAGATGTCGCAGTGGGTGCTGGAGAACTACCAGCGCGTCCTGGCCGACGACATTCGTGAGCAGGTTACCGAGCTGAGGATGGATCCCAGCTGGTATCGCTACCGCACCCGTACCGAGTTCGCTCAGGCGAGCATGAGCCTGGACGGTACCGTTCAGGCTCTGATGAATGTCGAGGCCACCATCAGCGCCAAGCAGATGATGCCCTGCGCCATCCTCGACGTGCCGTTCGAACAGTGCGACAGCAAGATGTATTCGCTGATCGTACGCAGCAACAAGTACGACGATCGGGTGCGCATCAATGATCAGGACCATGGCGCAACGCCGGTCTCGCTGATGCTCGACGGAGGCATCTACGATATTCAGATCACTTCCGGTGGCACGACCCAGAAGCGCACGCTGTCGCTCAAGGGCGACCAGGTGGTCAACTTCCGATTCTGA
- the mreB gene encoding rod shape-determining protein MreB, with amino-acid sequence MFKKLRGMFSSDLSIDLGTANTLIYVRDRGIVLDEPSVVAIRSHGNQKSVVAVGTEAKRMLGRTPGNINAIRPMKDGVIADFSVCEKMLQYFINKVHENSFLQPSPRVLICVPCKSTQVERRAIRESALGAGAREVFLIEEPMAAAIGAGLPVDEARGSMVVDIGGGTTEIALISLNGVVYAESVRVGGDRFDESIVTYVRRNYGSLIGESTAERIKQEIGTAFPGGELREVDVRGRNLAEGVPRSFTLNSNEVLEALQESLATIVQAVKSALEQSPPELASDIAERGLVLTGGGALLRDLDKLLAQETGLPVIVAEEPLTCVARGGGRALEMMDRHAMDLLSTE; translated from the coding sequence ATGTTCAAGAAACTGCGTGGCATGTTTTCCAGTGATCTGTCGATCGACCTGGGCACTGCCAATACCCTTATTTATGTGCGCGATCGCGGTATCGTTCTCGACGAGCCGTCGGTGGTCGCCATCCGTAGCCACGGCAACCAGAAAAGCGTCGTCGCCGTAGGCACCGAGGCCAAGCGCATGCTGGGCCGTACCCCGGGCAACATCAATGCGATCCGCCCGATGAAGGATGGTGTGATTGCCGACTTCAGCGTTTGCGAAAAGATGCTGCAGTACTTCATCAACAAGGTGCACGAGAACAGTTTTCTGCAGCCCAGCCCACGTGTGCTGATCTGCGTACCCTGCAAGTCGACCCAGGTCGAGCGTCGCGCGATCCGCGAGTCGGCTCTCGGTGCCGGTGCGCGGGAAGTGTTCCTGATCGAAGAACCCATGGCCGCAGCCATCGGCGCCGGCCTGCCGGTGGACGAGGCGCGTGGCTCGATGGTCGTGGACATCGGCGGCGGCACCACCGAGATCGCGCTGATCTCCCTCAACGGCGTGGTCTACGCCGAATCCGTGCGGGTCGGTGGCGATCGCTTCGACGAATCCATCGTGACCTACGTGCGGCGCAACTACGGCAGCCTGATCGGCGAATCGACCGCCGAGCGCATCAAGCAGGAAATCGGTACCGCCTTCCCGGGCGGCGAGTTGCGTGAAGTGGACGTGCGCGGCCGCAACCTGGCCGAGGGCGTGCCGCGTAGCTTCACGCTGAACTCCAACGAGGTGCTCGAGGCCCTGCAGGAATCCCTGGCGACCATCGTTCAGGCGGTCAAGAGTGCCCTGGAGCAGTCGCCGCCGGAACTGGCCTCCGATATCGCCGAGCGCGGTCTGGTACTGACCGGTGGCGGCGCGCTGCTGCGTGATCTGGACAAGCTGCTGGCCCAGGAAACCGGTCTGCCGGTGATCGTTGCCGAAGAGCCGCTGACCTGCGTTGCCCGTGGCGGCGGTCGTGCGCTGGAAATGATGGATCGTCACGCCATGGACCTGCTGTCCACTGAGTGA
- a CDS encoding YhdP family protein — MNRLAAFLVTLSRQLFWVAAFGLILAALYVSLGRQLVPLVAEYRTELQERVRTALDMPVTLGRLEGRWEGLAPRLLAHDVLLGEGDSAMRLDRIAVVPDLAGSLWARSWRLSSLEFSGVHLSVLEGEDGEWQVKGLPERDDAPPPDPQKILEALQHIRGLALLDSQITLEPFGDSPLTLSYTDLSLRADGNRLRLDGRSVLPDGQPLALRLNARVQPQRWAQAEAQLYLSLPQSDWAAWLPGRLTGAWQLQTAQLGGELWLRWKAQQLERAVLRLNAPRLRAAYAEHPPVQLEDLAVDAYVDLTEQGYRLLLDRLAFDLEGERWGDARLLLQESRAEQHWRLQADRLNVAPIANLARALAPLPETAVETLGALQPSGTLRNLRADFYPQMDSPQRLRFAANLERISFSAQNWIPAVGNGSGSIQGDLASGELRLDSDDFSLHLAPLYPEPWHYRHGAGRLTWTLDEQAFTLAAPYLRVDGEEGRIAGDFLIRLARDPEVEDYMDLRVGLSEGDARYTEKYLPTKSPALSPALVDWLKDAIRAGTVEQGYFQYQGALNKGAPDSARSISLYFKVRDAELAFQPGWPALQQGRGEVLVEDSGVRVRLAEGRILDSRVHDVTAEVAHVGSGQVPQLAIKGQVSSSLPDALRLLQEAPIGTGETFAGWQGQGELDGALDLQIPLGKGTPRVVVDFASSDAALQIKDPALAFERLSGRFRYDTARGLSADEIQARLFGRAVNGKAVATGSVGKPASRIEARGSVALKPLLEWLDVKQPVPASGELPYQLRLELAAESSQLQIDSSLQGLRIDLPAPFGKAASVRRDSTLRMSLQGAERRYSIRHDELAALVFVAPPDAWAQGRGELRLGGGAANLPGRPGLYVKGRLPELDWNAWRAVLDQHGKGDTQQTTGSLLRQVQVDIDRFEGFGTRIDRLGIDLQRGSAAWSLGLRSSLVGGTVRLPDADDGIIVANLTHLRLPAAEPGEAASARSDPLADVDPQSLPAMDLAIERVSLGDDLLGAWALKLRPVGTGVEFRDLALQLKGLRISGNGGWGAGQSWYKGRLEGGNLADVLLAWGFAPSVTSESFRLDADGRWPGSPAWFAMARYSGSMQPRLRKGQFVEVDGSAQALRVFGVLNFNSIGRRLRLDFSDLFGKGLSYDRLDGSLQADAGVFTTREPITVSGPSSNLELDGTLDMARDEIDAKLLVTLPISNNLPLAALIVGAPAIGGALFVADKLLGDRVARFASVQYDVKGPWQSPKISFDKPFEKPN; from the coding sequence ATGAACCGCCTCGCCGCCTTTCTCGTCACGCTGTCGCGCCAGTTGTTCTGGGTGGCCGCGTTCGGCCTGATTCTGGCTGCGCTTTATGTCAGCCTGGGCCGGCAGCTGGTGCCGCTGGTTGCCGAATACCGCACGGAACTGCAGGAAAGGGTGCGCACCGCCCTCGATATGCCGGTGACATTGGGGCGCCTGGAAGGGCGTTGGGAGGGTCTTGCGCCGCGCCTGCTGGCGCATGACGTGCTGCTGGGCGAGGGCGACAGTGCGATGCGTCTGGATCGCATCGCCGTCGTGCCCGATCTGGCCGGCAGCCTCTGGGCACGCTCATGGCGGCTGAGTTCGCTGGAGTTCAGCGGCGTGCACCTGTCTGTGCTAGAGGGCGAAGATGGCGAATGGCAGGTCAAGGGCCTGCCAGAGCGCGACGATGCGCCGCCGCCCGATCCGCAGAAAATACTCGAGGCGCTCCAGCATATTCGTGGCCTGGCGTTGCTCGACAGCCAGATCACCCTGGAGCCCTTCGGTGATTCACCGCTGACCCTTAGCTACACGGACCTTTCGCTACGCGCCGATGGCAATCGTTTGCGACTGGACGGGCGCAGTGTGCTGCCGGATGGCCAGCCGCTGGCCCTGCGCCTGAACGCGCGCGTGCAGCCGCAGCGTTGGGCGCAGGCTGAGGCGCAGCTGTATCTGAGCCTGCCGCAAAGCGACTGGGCCGCCTGGTTGCCAGGCCGATTGACCGGCGCTTGGCAACTGCAGACGGCGCAGCTGGGGGGAGAGCTCTGGCTGCGCTGGAAGGCGCAGCAGCTCGAGCGTGCCGTGCTGCGGTTGAACGCGCCGCGGCTGCGTGCCGCCTATGCCGAGCATCCGCCGGTCCAGCTGGAGGATCTGGCGGTCGACGCCTACGTCGACCTGACCGAGCAGGGTTATCGGCTGCTGCTCGACCGCCTGGCTTTCGACCTTGAAGGTGAGCGCTGGGGCGACGCGCGCCTGCTGCTGCAGGAGAGTCGGGCCGAGCAGCACTGGCGACTGCAGGCCGATCGGCTGAACGTCGCGCCGATCGCCAACCTTGCGCGTGCGCTGGCGCCGCTGCCCGAGACGGCGGTGGAAACGCTGGGCGCGCTGCAGCCCAGCGGAACGCTGCGCAATCTGCGCGCGGACTTCTACCCCCAGATGGATTCGCCGCAGCGACTGCGCTTTGCGGCCAACCTGGAGCGGATCAGCTTCAGCGCGCAGAACTGGATTCCCGCAGTAGGCAATGGCAGCGGCAGCATCCAGGGTGACCTGGCCAGCGGTGAGCTACGCCTGGACAGCGATGATTTCAGCCTGCATCTGGCGCCTCTTTATCCTGAACCCTGGCACTATCGGCACGGCGCCGGCCGGCTGACCTGGACTCTGGATGAGCAGGCTTTCACCCTCGCCGCCCCCTATCTGCGCGTCGATGGAGAGGAGGGCAGGATCGCCGGCGATTTCCTGATTCGCCTCGCGCGCGATCCCGAAGTCGAGGACTACATGGACCTGCGCGTCGGCCTCAGCGAGGGTGATGCACGTTACACCGAGAAGTACCTGCCGACGAAATCGCCGGCGTTGAGCCCGGCGCTGGTCGATTGGCTCAAGGATGCGATTCGCGCGGGCACCGTCGAGCAGGGCTACTTCCAGTATCAGGGTGCGTTGAACAAAGGTGCCCCCGACAGTGCTCGCAGCATCAGCCTGTACTTCAAGGTGCGTGACGCCGAGCTGGCCTTCCAGCCGGGCTGGCCGGCCCTGCAGCAGGGGCGCGGCGAGGTCCTGGTGGAAGACAGCGGCGTCCGTGTGCGCCTTGCCGAAGGGCGGATTCTCGACAGCCGCGTGCATGACGTGACGGCGGAAGTGGCTCATGTCGGCAGCGGGCAGGTGCCGCAATTGGCGATCAAGGGGCAGGTCAGCAGCAGCCTGCCAGATGCGCTGCGCCTGCTGCAGGAGGCACCGATCGGGACCGGCGAGACCTTCGCCGGCTGGCAAGGGCAGGGCGAACTGGATGGTGCGCTCGATCTGCAGATTCCATTGGGCAAGGGCACGCCACGGGTCGTCGTGGATTTTGCCAGCAGCGATGCGGCGCTACAGATCAAGGACCCAGCGCTGGCGTTCGAGCGGCTCAGCGGCCGATTTCGCTACGACACCGCGCGTGGGCTGAGCGCCGACGAGATTCAGGCACGGCTGTTCGGGCGCGCCGTCAACGGCAAGGCGGTTGCGACCGGTTCGGTCGGCAAGCCGGCCTCGCGCATCGAGGCGCGGGGCAGCGTGGCACTCAAACCGCTGCTGGAATGGCTCGACGTCAAGCAGCCGGTGCCGGCCAGCGGCGAACTGCCCTATCAGTTGCGCCTGGAACTGGCGGCCGAAAGCAGCCAGTTGCAGATCGACTCGTCGCTCCAGGGCCTGCGCATCGACCTCCCGGCGCCGTTCGGCAAGGCTGCCAGCGTGCGGCGCGACAGCACGTTGCGCATGTCCCTGCAGGGTGCGGAGCGACGCTATTCCATACGGCATGACGAGTTGGCCGCGCTGGTCTTCGTCGCGCCCCCTGATGCCTGGGCGCAGGGACGCGGCGAGCTGCGCTTGGGTGGCGGTGCGGCGAATCTACCAGGGCGACCCGGGCTGTACGTCAAGGGGCGCCTGCCGGAGCTGGACTGGAATGCCTGGCGTGCCGTGCTTGATCAGCATGGCAAGGGCGACACGCAGCAGACGACCGGCTCGCTGCTGCGGCAGGTGCAGGTCGATATCGATCGTTTCGAGGGCTTCGGCACCCGTATCGACAGGCTGGGCATCGACCTGCAACGCGGTTCTGCTGCCTGGTCCCTCGGCCTGCGCAGTTCGCTCGTCGGCGGCACGGTGCGTCTGCCGGACGCCGATGACGGCATCATCGTAGCCAACCTGACCCACCTGCGCCTGCCGGCGGCAGAGCCTGGCGAAGCCGCCAGTGCGCGGTCGGATCCCCTGGCCGACGTGGATCCGCAAAGCCTGCCGGCGATGGACCTGGCCATCGAGCGGGTTTCCCTTGGTGACGATCTGCTCGGCGCTTGGGCGCTCAAGCTGCGCCCAGTCGGCACTGGTGTGGAGTTTCGCGATCTCGCGTTGCAGCTCAAGGGGTTGAGGATCAGCGGAAACGGAGGTTGGGGCGCCGGGCAGAGCTGGTACAAGGGTCGGCTGGAAGGCGGCAACCTGGCCGACGTGCTGCTGGCCTGGGGCTTTGCGCCCTCGGTGACCAGCGAAAGCTTCCGCCTGGATGCCGACGGGCGCTGGCCGGGCTCGCCAGCCTGGTTCGCCATGGCGCGCTATTCCGGCAGCATGCAGCCCCGACTGCGCAAGGGGCAGTTCGTCGAGGTGGACGGCAGCGCGCAGGCACTGCGGGTGTTCGGCGTGCTGAATTTCAACTCCATCGGCCGCCGGCTACGGCTGGATTTCTCCGATCTGTTCGGCAAGGGCCTCAGCTACGACCGGCTGGACGGCAGCCTGCAGGCCGATGCTGGCGTTTTCACTACCCGCGAACCGATCACCGTCAGCGGGCCGTCGAGCAATCTGGAGCTGGATGGCACGCTCGACATGGCGCGCGACGAGATCGACGCCAAGCTGCTGGTTACGTTGCCGATCAGCAACAACCTGCCGCTGGCAGCGCTGATCGTCGGTGCGCCAGCGATCGGCGGCGCGCTGTTCGTGGCTGACAAGCTGCTGGGTGATCGCGTCGCGCGCTTCGCCAGTGTGCAGTACGACGTCAAGGGGCCGTGGCAGTCGCCGAAGATCAGTTTCGACAAACCTTTCGAGAAGCCCAACTGA
- the gatC gene encoding Asp-tRNA(Asn)/Glu-tRNA(Gln) amidotransferase subunit GatC, with amino-acid sequence MALERTEVEKIAHLARLGLSEADLPRTTETLNNILGLIDRMQAVDTTGIEPLAHPLETTQRLRADVVTERNQRDAYQAIAPAVEEGLYLVPRVIE; translated from the coding sequence ATGGCGCTTGAACGCACCGAGGTGGAAAAGATCGCTCACCTGGCCCGACTGGGCCTGTCTGAAGCCGACCTGCCCCGCACCACCGAGACCCTCAACAATATCCTCGGCCTGATCGATCGCATGCAGGCGGTCGACACCACCGGCATCGAGCCTCTGGCTCACCCGCTGGAAACCACCCAGCGCCTGCGCGCCGACGTGGTCACCGAACGCAATCAGCGCGACGCCTACCAGGCCATCGCACCGGCCGTGGAAGAAGGCCTGTATCTGGTTCCCCGGGTGATCGAGTGA
- a CDS encoding carbon-nitrogen hydrolase family protein, producing MSLAVIQMATGAEVAHNLAQARQLLEQAAEAGARLAVLPENFAAMGRNDLPSLGRAEAMGEGPILPWLKQAARDLRLWIVAGTLPLPPDDCPQGKPNACSLLIDEQGQRVARYDKLHLFDADVADSRGRYRESDDYAAGSQVVVADTPLGRLGMSVCYDLRFAELYTALRAAGAELISVPSAFTAVTGEAHWTALIRARAIETQCYVLAAAQGGEHPGGRITHGHSSIVDPWGRLLCEQPSGEAALLAERDAIEQAAIRQRMLVQRHRRFSVPCLGTEPLE from the coding sequence ATGTCCTTAGCCGTGATTCAAATGGCCACCGGGGCCGAGGTCGCGCACAACCTGGCCCAGGCGCGGCAATTGCTCGAACAGGCGGCGGAGGCCGGTGCGCGTCTGGCGGTGCTGCCGGAAAACTTCGCTGCCATGGGCCGCAATGATCTGCCGAGCCTCGGCCGCGCCGAGGCCATGGGCGAGGGCCCGATCCTGCCGTGGTTGAAACAAGCCGCCCGCGACCTCAGGTTGTGGATAGTCGCCGGGACCCTGCCGTTACCGCCCGACGATTGCCCGCAGGGCAAGCCCAACGCCTGCTCGCTGCTCATCGACGAGCAGGGGCAGCGGGTGGCGCGTTACGACAAGCTGCATCTATTCGACGCGGATGTCGCCGACAGCCGCGGCCGATATCGCGAGTCCGATGACTATGCGGCGGGCAGTCAGGTGGTGGTGGCCGATACGCCGCTCGGAAGGCTGGGCATGAGCGTGTGTTACGACCTGCGCTTTGCCGAGCTGTATACCGCTTTGCGGGCGGCGGGCGCGGAATTGATCAGCGTGCCCTCGGCGTTTACCGCGGTGACCGGCGAGGCCCACTGGACCGCGCTGATTCGCGCGCGGGCCATCGAGACCCAGTGCTATGTCCTGGCGGCGGCACAGGGCGGCGAGCACCCTGGTGGTCGCATCACCCATGGGCATTCGTCTATCGTTGACCCATGGGGCCGGCTGCTGTGCGAGCAGCCGAGCGGTGAGGCGGCTCTGCTTGCCGAGCGAGACGCAATCGAGCAGGCCGCTATCCGCCAACGCATGCTGGTGCAACGTCACCGCCGATTTTCCGTACCGTGCCTGGGCACGGAACCTTTGGAGTAG